Genomic window (Bacteroidota bacterium):
CCTTATTTCCCGGCAGGTATTTTGTTGCAATGTCCCAGATAATTTCATAATCCACTCCAAAATATTCATGCAGAACTTTATTTCTCAAATAATACATTTCTTTCCAGGGAACATCCGGGTATTTGGTTTTTATAGATTCATCCAGGTTTCTTGCGGCCTCTCCGATGACTTCAAAATTTCTTATAACAGCATCAACGGTTTTATAATCCTTTTTTAAATTGGTCAAAATCGTATCCTTCGATATATTCAGCAATCCTGGTCATAGCATTCCGGATATCATCAAGGAACATCTTGTATGAGCGATTTTCCTTTCCCAAAATTATATGTATTTGACCTGATCCAAAACTTTGTCTTTAATATGCTCTTTCAAAGCATTTTTGGTCACTAAATCGATCTTCCGGTTAAAAACTTCCTCCAAAAAAATCTCCAGAGATAAGAACTTCCATCCAACAGGCTTCTCAAATTCAACCAGGATATCGATATCACTATTATCTGAATAAGAATTATCACTGAACGAACCAAACAGGCCCAGTCTTTTCACAGAGTATTCTCTGATAAGAAAAGGCATTAAATCATTCAATTTTTTAATAATATCATCTGTAGTGATCATAATTACAAAGATATAAGAATAATGAATACACAGAAAAAAAGACAGAATTTATGGGTTCACTTTGGTTTACACATCGGTAATAGACGATCGATTAATAGATTAGGTGATTGCCCGGCCACGCACCAATGGCGGGAAATCGGGCAATCTCCTCAATCACTCAATTTAAACACCCTTCTCCCGATCCGTCCTTCATCCGTCTGCACCCCCACAAAATACAAGCCCTTTGGGAATGATGCGCATTGCCAGGTATAGCGGGTTAAAAAGGGACTCCATCCCGTAGGATGGCATCCCCTACAAATCTTCATATCAACCATATAATCAACAATATACATTTTAATCACACCAAAAAGTTCTACGGGATGGAGTCCCTAATATTAAGATCCGGGTAAGCAAAATACTGTCAGAAATCATTTTCAGAAAATCCATCTGATTTCTGAACACTGGTCGTTGCATACAAATTTACTCAATATGTTGTTGTTTGTCAAGAAAATCCAGAAAAAGTTGTTGAGCGCATGGTGCATTGTTTTTTGTGTTTGGTTATGGGTATATTGGCATTATAAATTACTCATAACTCATCGACAATCGGCTAATGAATTGCGCGATTGAGGAGATTGCGCGATGTATGAGATATTCGATGGTTTTGGTATGCCGGCGAAGAGCGGCACTTCGAATATCGTGCAACCGTTACGTCTCCCAATCGTGCAATCAAAATCACCTCCGCACAACCTTCCCCACCCGCAGGTTTTGCCTGTCCATCATGATCCTGTAGTAATAAACTCCCGCCGGGTATTCTACGAGATTCAGGGTAATGGTATTTTGTCCGGTAGGGAAATGATGTTTATCTTCGCTAATGATTGCCTTTTTGTGAAATTGAAAACTGAAATCTTAATATCACCGGACTTGTGGCATTTTTTACTGTAGATTTACAATAAACTTTTCCTTAGAAATAACATATCCCCGGTCAAGTAACACACTGATATAGATGCCGCTTTTTAACAGTGAAGTGTTCACTTCCAGCGTCCTTTGATCTTTATCCAGACGCATTTCCATTTGCTTTCTGCCAAAAATATCGTATGCGATCCATGTGCTGTTTTCTGTGATCAAATTCTCTGCAAACTCAACATTCAACTGATTTCCTACCGGATTTGGGAAAAGCTTCATTACCTTATCATAATCCTCTTTGAGTGGTATATCTATAATATCAACATATAAATTGCAATTTAAATCCGTTGTATCGGAAATAATTGTGTAAGGGCAAAGGCTATCGTACGTAATTATTTGGTTATAAACCGAGTCATTTTCCAATTGCTGATTTAGTTTCCATAGATAAATATCCCAATTGGGGCTGGTGTAATAATTCCCGATAACTAAAATTTTGTCATCAAAAGTTTTAATTGTATTCTCAGGTGGTTGCCCTTCTGCAATCAGGAATCTTCTTTTTATGATATTCCCTAAGGTATCTATTAGAAATACTTCACTATTTCCATCATCAACGCCGGTACCAAATTCGCTCCATTCCAGGCCAATAACCAAGGAAGTATCATTATACATACACAATGGCCAAGTGTCTCCTCCTCTAATGGTATCTCCTAAAATATATTTTTGATATATCATTCCTCCATTAATGCTATATTTGAAGATTGAAGGAGTTATAGGCCCATTATCAGCGTAAGCACCGGCTGAATAAAAAATTCCTTTTTTAAATTCCACAGTCTGCCTACTTGAACTCAAGGCTCCTCCTTGCCATTTAATATCCCATATCTGATCCCCTTTTTTATCCGCATTAATATAAAATGCCTGCATGCCATTGCTAAAACATCTTCCGGAAATCAGATAAGTGGAATCCGAAGTAAGATTTAAAAACCAGCCTTCTTCATTAAAGATGGTGGTGTCTTCCTGCGCCATATGTTTGATCCACAAAGGATTTCCATTCTCATCAAATTCTACTAGGCTTATCCGGATATTCGCAATATCTCCACCAAAATACTTTAGCAATCCGATAATATGATTATTGCCAAGTTGAATGATTTTCATCAAACAATTATTACCTTCTGATCTTAATACTGTACACCATATTATTTCTCCACAAGCATCAAGTTTCATTATAAGCGGGTCGTCATCATAGCTTGATTCGTATTTTGAAGTTGAACCAACAATAAATGTTTCATTCTCTTCATTTTTTTGTATTTGGTTAAAATATGTTTGATAGCCCAAGGAGCCAAACTTTTTGTCCCAGAGAATGTTTCCATTAATATCGGTCTTAATTAGCCAACCCCACTGGGATGGAACGGTTCTGTCAATTTGACCGGCTATCAGATATCCATGGTCATAGTCTTCAACCATGCTTCTGACTTGAGCTTTGAGGTCATCGCCATATATTTGAGGCCAGTTTTGTCCGGATGACTTTAAATGCAGAAACAATAAAACAAAGAGAAAAAATAGATACTTTTTCATTACTCAGATTCTAAAGTTTTATAAAAATAGTAAAAAAAGCAGGTGAAATATTAGAATTTCACCTGCCGGGTCAATTAATATCTGCCTTTGATCAGTTTATGTGTTTCAACGCATGAGTTTTCGATAATTAAACTCAGATAGTATATCCCGTTCGGGACCCTGGAAATATTCACCGTCGTCTGGTTTTCACTGCAATTAACAAATGTAAGTGCCCTGTGTCAAATCTGATACGTCAATAACTTTTTGATTAACCATTCCGTTTAATTTTATATGAGTATCGGGAAACATTACCACAAAGTTACAGGCGACAGGTTACAAGCGACAAATCATCACTCATCACCCACACCCACACTACCTGCAGTCTGTAAACATAGAACAAGTAACTTGATATTAATCATTCCCGATACTCATTAAAGTTATTAAGCGCATTGTGAATTGTTTTTTGTGTTTGGTTATGGGTATGTTGGCATTATAAATTACTCATTACTCATCGACAATCGGCTAATGAATTGCCCGATTGAGAAGATTGCGCGATGTATGAGATATTCGATGGTTTTGGTATGCCGGCGAAGAGTGGTACTTCGAATATCGCTACATCGCGCAATCTCCTCAATCACTCAATTTAAACACCCTTCTCCCAATCCAACCTTCATCCGTCTGCACCCCACAAAATACAAGCCCTTTGGGAATGATGCGCATTGCCAGGTGTAGCGGGTGTTTTCCCGGGTGGGTTGGGCATTTTCAATCATCCGGCCGTAGGTATCGTAAATGTGTATTTCATGAACAGATATAAAAGCATCCTCTCTATTCGCTAACAATGAAACATCGTCTTAAGTTTGCTTTTTATCAGCCTCGATGTATCATCATTAATTCGGCCAAGTTTTCTGCTTATAAATTTTTTGGGAATGGAGGTCAATTTATGGAGCCTCACGACAGAATCAACCGCAAGACCGGTATCATTTCCCTCAAAACTGTTTTTCCTGATAACAAAATCACTTTCTAGAATCGGCTCCGGTATTTTGCTTGAAATAAATGCAATAACAATATGCTGATGATCCCCAATCTCATTTGTCAAACATAATGCTGGCCGAACTTTTTTAATATGCATGTCGGAAAAAGGAAAAGGAACCAGAACAACCAGATTATTTGTCATTTATGGGTTCTCCATCACTTGGTGAATAAATATCTTGTTCAGGTTCTTTCAGAAAATCAAAAGCCGGGTTTTCATCCATTGATTTTAGCCACAATCTTTCTTCTTCCGTCTCTCCTGCATCATCTTCCAACAGAATCAACACACGCACTTTTTTCCCTTTTTCACCCAATCGATACCTGATCTCAAGATAACCTTCTTTGTTTGTTGTAGAATTAAATTCAATTGCTTTCATGCCCATCCTGTTTATAACAAAGATAATAATAAATCAGAATTTTGATCCTATGAGAAATACATAAGTTACGCATAACCCATCGACAATCGGCTAATATATTGTACGATTGAGGAGATTGCGGGATGTAGGAGATATTCGATGGTTTTGATATGCCGGCGAAGAGCGTAGGGACTGCATCCCGTAACTATAAATCTATGCAAATCAGTGTAATCTCTACCTTCGCTAAAGCTTCGGCAGATAAACCGGTGGTAAAAATAATTTTATATCTTTGCTATGTAAAATAAATCCAAATAAAAATAGCATGGAACTGAACGACGTCCTGAAAAGGCTTCCCAGGCACCTGATGGATCTGGTCATCGACCAGCCATACAACGAATACACCGCCCAGGACCATGCCTTATGGCGGTATGTGATGCGGCGGAATGTGGAATACCTGAGCAGGGTGGCCCATGGCTCATACCTCGAAGGATTGCGTAAAACGGGTATCAGCATCGATGAGATCCCGCATATGTACGGCATGAACCGCATCCTGAAAGAAATAGGCTGGGCGGCAGTAGCCGTCGACGGTTTCATCCCGCCTTCGGCTTTCATGGAGTTCCAGGCGTACAACGTGCTGGTCATCGCCGCCGACATTCGTCCTATTGACCAATTGGAATATACTCCTGCCCCGGATATCATCCACGAAGCAGCGGGCCACGCTCCCATCATCGCGGATGAAGAATATGCAGGATACCTGAAGTACTTCGGGGAGATAGGTTCCAGGGCCTTTTCCTCCGAAGCCGATTACGAACAATATGAAGCCATCCGTCACCTTTCCATTTTGAAAGCCGACCCATATACCTCTCCTGAAAATATCCGGAAGGCGGAGGAAAAGCTGGAGCAGATCAATGCCCACATAGGGCCTCCTTCGGAGATGCAGCTCATCCGCAACCTGCATTGGTGGACGGTAGAATACGGGCTTATTGGCGATTTGAATAAACCCAGGATCTATGGAGCCGGGCTCCTTTCTTCCATAGGGGAAAGCTATTCCGCATTGCAGGATGATGTAAAAAAGATCCCTTACACCCTGGATGCCATGAATGTCGGCTTTGACATCACTACCCGGCAACCTCAGTTATTTGTCACCCCTGATTTTCCTCACCTCACCAAAGTGCTTGAAGAGTTTGCTGACCGGATGGCATTAAATAATGGAGGAGTGGATGGCATCCTGAAAGCCATTGAATCAAACCATACAGCCACCGTAGAATACAGTTCCGGCTTGCAGGTATCCGGTACCTTCACCGAGGTGGTGATCCATATGGAAAAACCCGTTTATCTGCGCACCACCGGGCCTACAACCCTGAATTATCAAGGCAGGATACTGGAAGGCCATGGTACAGAACATCATCATGAAGGCTTTGGTTCTCCTGTTGGAAAGATCACCAACTCTTCCATTCCCCTGGAAAGGATGGATGACGCAGATCTGACCCATATTGGGATGGTTTCCGGTCATCGGTGCACACTGCATTTCGAATCGGGGGTCAGGGTCAATGGAAAGCTTCAGGAAATCATCAGAAAGGAAGGCAAGATCATACTTCTGAGTTTCATTGATTGCAGGGTCACTTTCCGCGAGCGGGTTCTGTTCGAGCCATCCTGGGGAATCTATGACATGGCGGTGGGAGAAGACATCGTTTCGGCCTTTTCCGGTCCTGCCGACCCGGACGGTTTTGGTTTGCGTTACCGCATACCTGAAG
Coding sequences:
- a CDS encoding T9SS type A sorting domain-containing protein is translated as MKKYLFFLFVLLFLHLKSSGQNWPQIYGDDLKAQVRSMVEDYDHGYLIAGQIDRTVPSQWGWLIKTDINGNILWDKKFGSLGYQTYFNQIQKNEENETFIVGSTSKYESSYDDDPLIMKLDACGEIIWCTVLRSEGNNCLMKIIQLGNNHIIGLLKYFGGDIANIRISLVEFDENGNPLWIKHMAQEDTTIFNEEGWFLNLTSDSTYLISGRCFSNGMQAFYINADKKGDQIWDIKWQGGALSSSRQTVEFKKGIFYSAGAYADNGPITPSIFKYSINGGMIYQKYILGDTIRGGDTWPLCMYNDTSLVIGLEWSEFGTGVDDGNSEVFLIDTLGNIIKRRFLIAEGQPPENTIKTFDDKILVIGNYYTSPNWDIYLWKLNQQLENDSVYNQIITYDSLCPYTIISDTTDLNCNLYVDIIDIPLKEDYDKVMKLFPNPVGNQLNVEFAENLITENSTWIAYDIFGRKQMEMRLDKDQRTLEVNTSLLKSGIYISVLLDRGYVISKEKFIVNLQ
- a CDS encoding aromatic amino acid hydroxylase codes for the protein MELNDVLKRLPRHLMDLVIDQPYNEYTAQDHALWRYVMRRNVEYLSRVAHGSYLEGLRKTGISIDEIPHMYGMNRILKEIGWAAVAVDGFIPPSAFMEFQAYNVLVIAADIRPIDQLEYTPAPDIIHEAAGHAPIIADEEYAGYLKYFGEIGSRAFSSEADYEQYEAIRHLSILKADPYTSPENIRKAEEKLEQINAHIGPPSEMQLIRNLHWWTVEYGLIGDLNKPRIYGAGLLSSIGESYSALQDDVKKIPYTLDAMNVGFDITTRQPQLFVTPDFPHLTKVLEEFADRMALNNGGVDGILKAIESNHTATVEYSSGLQVSGTFTEVVIHMEKPVYLRTTGPTTLNYQGRILEGHGTEHHHEGFGSPVGKITNSSIPLERMDDADLTHIGMVSGHRCTLHFESGVRVNGKLQEIIRKEGKIILLSFIDCRVTFRERVLFEPSWGIYDMAVGEDIVSAFSGPADPDGFGLRYRIPEEKTHKIIHSHKNQRLHKIYQKIRDVRNHGSGAKTLETSWKEIKQHYPAEWLAPLEILEILHKEKATGNGLEKDILEYLNNLQKNRPELNGLISNGLKLLA
- a CDS encoding type II toxin-antitoxin system PemK/MazF family toxin, which encodes MTNNLVVLVPFPFSDMHIKKVRPALCLTNEIGDHQHIVIAFISSKIPEPILESDFVIRKNSFEGNDTGLAVDSVVRLHKLTSIPKKFISRKLGRINDDTSRLIKSKLKTMFHC
- a CDS encoding nucleotidyltransferase family protein, which produces MITTDDIIKKLNDLMPFLIREYSVKRLGLFGSFSDNSYSDNSDIDILVEFEKPVGWKFLSLEIFLEEVFNRKIDLVTKNALKEHIKDKVLDQVKYI